In one Dama dama isolate Ldn47 chromosome 5, ASM3311817v1, whole genome shotgun sequence genomic region, the following are encoded:
- the MLLT6 gene encoding protein AF-17 yields MKEMVGGCCVCSDERGWAENPLVYCDGHACSVAVHQACYGIVQVPTGPWFCRKCESQERAARVRCELCPHKDGALKRTDNGGWAHVVCALYIPEVQFANVLTMEPIVLQYVPHDRFNKTCYICEEQGRESKAASGACMTCNRHGCRQAFHVTCAQMAGLLCEEEVLEVDNVKYCGYCKYHFSKMKTSRHSSGGGGSSGGAGGGGGGAGGGSSSFIAGRRSRSASPSAQQEKHPSHHERGQKKSRKDKERLKQKHKKRPESPSILTPPVVPTADKVSSSASSSSHHEASTQETSEGSRDSKGKKSSSHSLSHKGKKLSSGKGVSCFTSASSSSSSSSSSSSGGPFQPAVSSLQSSPDFSAFPKLEQPEEDKYSKPTAPPPSAPPSPSAPEPPKADLFEQKVVFSGFGPIMRFSTTTSSSGRARAPSPGDYKSPHVSGSGASAGTHKRMPTLSATPVPAEETPETGLKEKKHKASKRSRHGPGRPKGSRNKEGTGGPALPSLPSAQLAGFTATAASPFSGGSLVSSGLGGLASRTFGPSGSLPSLSLESPLLGAGIYTSNKDPISHGGGMLRAVCSTPLSSSLLGPPGTSALPRLSRSPFTSTLPSSSASISTTQVFSLAGSTFSLPSTHIFGTPMGAVNPLLTQAESSHTEPDLEDCSFRCRGTSPQESLSSMSPISSLPALFDQTASAPCGGGQLDPAAPGTTNMEQLLEKQGDGEAGVNIVEMLKALHALQKENQRLQEQILSLTAKKERLQILNVQLSVPFAALPAALPATNGPVPGPYGLPPQAGSSDSLSTSKSPPGKNSLGLDNSLSTSSEDPHSGCPSRSSSSLSFHSTPPPLPLLQQSPATLPLALPGGPAPLPPQPQNGLGRAPGAAGLGAMPMAEGLLGGLAGSGALPLNGLLGGLNGAAAPNPAGLSQAGGAPTLQLPGCLNSLTEQQRHLLQQQEQQLQQLQQLLASPQLTPEHQTVVYQMIQQIQQKRELQRLQMAGGSQLPMASLLAGSSTPLLSAGTPGLLPTASAPPLLPAGALVAPSLGNNTSLMAAAAAAAAVAAAGGPPVLTAQTNPFLSLSGADGSASGPKGGTADKGASANQEKG; encoded by the exons ATGAAGGAGATGGTAGGAGGCTGCTGCGTATGTTCGGACGAGAGGGGCTGGGCCGAGAACCCGCTGGTCTACTGTGATGGGCACGCGTGCAGCGTGGCTGTCCACCAAG cTTGCTATGGCATCGTCCAGGTGCCAACAGGACCGTGGTTCTGCCGGAAATGTGAATCTCAGGAGCGAGCAGCCAGGGTG AGGTGTGAGCTGTGCCCACACAAAGACGGGGCATTGAAGAGGACGGACAATGGAG GCTGGGCCCACGTGGTGTGTGCCCTCTACATCCCTGAGGTGCAGTTTGCTAACGTGCTCACCATGGAACCCATCGTGCTGCAGTACGTGCCTCATGATCGCTTCAACAAG ACATGTTACATCTGTGAAGAGCAGGGCCGGGAGAGCAAGGCGGCTTCAGGAGCCTGCATGACCTGTAACCGCCATGGATGTCGACAAGCTTTCCATGTCACCTG TGCCCAAATGGCAGGCCTGCTGTGTGAGGAAGAAGTGCTGGAGGTTGACAATGTCAAGTACTGTGGCTATTGCAAATACCACTTCAGCAAGATG AAGACATCCCGGCACTCCAGCGGGGGCGGGGGCAGCAgcggaggagcaggaggaggagggggtggcgcAGGGGGAGGCAGCAGCAGCTTTATTGCTGGCCGGAGGAGCAGGTCGGCCTCCCCATCCGCCCAGCAGGAGAAGCACCCTTCCCACCACGAGAGGGGCCAGAAGAAG AGCCGAAAGGACAAAGAACGCCTTAAACAGAAGCACAAGAAGCGGCCTGAGTCACCCAGCATCCTCACCCCACCTGTGGTCCCCACTGCTGACAAG gtCTCCTCCtcggcttcctcctcctcccaccacgAGGCCAGCACTCAAGAGACTTCTGAAGGCAGCAGGGACTCCAAGGGGAAAAAGTCTTCCAGCCATAGCCTGAGTCACAAGGGGAAGAAGCTGAGCAGTGGGAAAGGTGTGAGCTGCTTCACCTccgcttcctcctcttcttcctcttcctcttcctcctcgtcTGGGGGACCCTTCCAGCCTGCAG TTTCGTCCCTGCAGAGCTCCCCTGACTTCTCCGCATTCCCCAAGCTGGAACAGCCAGAAGAAGACAAGTACTCCAAGCCCACTGCACCCCCCCCTTcagcccctccctctccctcagccCCCGAGCCCCCCAAGGCTGACCTCTTTGAACAGAAAGTGGTCTTCTCTGGCTTTGGGCCCATCATGCGCTTCTCCACCACCACTTCCAGCTCAGGCCGGGCCCGGGCCCCATCCCCTGGGGACTATAAGTCTCCCCATGTCTCGGGATCCGGGGCCTCGGCAGGCACCCACAAGCGGATGCCCACACTGAGTGCCACCCCTGTGCCTGCTGAGGAGACCCCTGAGACAGGCCTGAAGGAGAAGAAGCACAAAGCCAGCAAGAGGAGCCGACACGGGCCAGGCCGTCCCAAGGGCAGCCGCAACAAGGAGGGCACTGGGGGCCCAGcccttccctccctgcccagTGCCCAGCTGGCTGGCTTCACCGCCACTGCTGCCTCACCCTTCTCCGGAGGTTCCCTTGTCAGCTCTGGTCTGGGTGGTCTGGCTTCCCGTACCTTTGGGCCTTCCGGGAGCCTGCCCAGCCTGAGCCTGGAGTCCCCCCTGCTGGGGGCAG GCATCTACACCAGTAATAAGGACCCCATCTCTCACGGTGGTGGAATGCTGCGGGCTGTCTGCAGCACccccctctcctccagcctcctGGGGCCCCCAGGGACCTCGGCCCTGCCCCGCCTCAGTCGCTCCCCATTCACCAgcaccctcccttcctcctctgcttCTATCTCCACCACTCAG GTGTTTTCTCTGGCTGGCTCTACCTTTAGCCTCCCTTCTACCCACATCTTTGGAACCCCCATGGGTGCCGTTAACCCCCTCCTCACCCAAGCCGAAAGCAGCCACACAG AGCCAGACCTGGAGGACTGCAGCTTCCGATGTCGGGGGACCTCACCCCAGGAGAGTCTGTCTTCCAT GTCCCCCATCAGCAGCCTCCCGGCACTCTTCGACCAGACGGCGTCCGCACCCTGCGGGGGCGGCCAGTTAGACCCAGCGGCCCCCGGAACGACTAACATGGAGCAGCTGCTGGAGAAGCAGGGCGACGGCGAGGCCGGCGTCAACA TCGTGGAGATGCTGAAGGCGCTGCACGCGCTGCAGAAGGAAAACCAGCGGCTTCAGGAGCAGATCCTGAGCCTTACGGCCAAGAAGGAGCGACTGCAGATTCTCAACGTGCAACTCTCTGTGCCCTTCGCCGCCCTGCCTGCCGCTCTGCCTGCCACCAACGGCCCTGTCCCTGGGCCCTATGGCCTGCCTCCCCAAG CCGGCAGCAGCGATTCCTTGAGCACCAGCAAAAGCCCTCCGGGGAAGAACAGTCTGGGCCTGGACAACTCGCTGTCCACGTCTTCCGAG gacccaCACTCAGGCTGCCCGAGCCGCAGCAGCTCGTCGCTGTCCTTCCACAGCACGCCCCCACCGCTGCCCCTGCTCCAGCAGAGCCCTGCTACTCTGCCCCTGGCCCTGCCTGGGGGCCCTGCCCCGCTCCCGCCTCAGCCACAGAATGGGCTAGGCCGGGCACCCGGGGCAGCGGGGCTGGGGGCCATGCCCATGGCTGAGGGGCTGCTTGGGGGGCTGGCGGGCAGCGGGGCCCTGCCGCTCAATGGGCTCCTGGGGGGGTTGAATGGGGCTgccgcccccaaccctgcaggcTTGAGCCAGGCTGGCGGCGCCCCTACGCTACAGCTGCCAGGTTGTCTCAACAG CCTCACCGAGCAGCAGCGACACCTCCTGCAGCAGCAGgaacagcagctgcagcagctccagCAGCTCCTGGCCTCCCCTCAGCTGACCCCG GAACACCAGACTGTTGTCTACCAGATGATCCAGCAGATCCAGCAGAAGCGGGAGCTGCAGCGGCTGCAGATGGCCGGGGGCTCCCagctgcccatggccagcctgcTGGCCGGAAGCTCCACCCCGCTGTTGTCCGCGGGCACCCCTGGCCTGCTGCCCACAGCATCTGCCCCACCTCTGCTGCCCGCCGGAGCCCTGGTGGCGCCCTCGCTCGGCAACAACACAAGTCTCATGGCCGCAGCAGCTGCAGccgcagcagtagcagcagcaggcgGGCCTCCAGTCCTCACTGCCCAAACTAACCCTTTCCTCAGCCTGTCAGGGGCAGACGGCAGTGCCAGTGGCCCCAAAGGAGGG ACTGCTGACAAAGGAGCCTCAGCCAACCAGGAAAAAGGCTAA
- the CISD3 gene encoding CDGSH iron-sulfur domain-containing protein 3, mitochondrial has product MGSVRGVGTLVRPAAWTLNQRRDITSWLAQWFPKTPAKPVVALKTPIKVELVAGKTYRWCVCGRSKKQPFCDGSHFFKRTGLSPLKFKAQETRMVALCTCKATQKPPYCDGTHKSEQVQKAELGSPL; this is encoded by the exons ATGGGCTCGGTGCGCGGCGTGGGGACGCTCGTGCGGCCGGCGGCCTGG ACGCTGAACCAGAGACGGGACATCACCTCCTGGCTG GCCCAATGGTTCCCCAAAACCCCAGCCAAGCCCGTGGTGGCCCTAAAAACACCCATCAAGGTGGAGCTGGTGGCTGGGAAAACCTacaggtggtgtgtgtgtggccgCAGCAAAAAGCAG CCCTTCTGTGATGGCTCCCACTTCTTCAAACGCACTGGCCTGTCCCCACTGAAGTTCAAGGCCCAGGAGACCCGCATGGTGGCGCTCTGTACCTGCAAGGCAACCCAGAAGCCCCCATACTGCGATGGTACCCACAAGAGTGAGCAGGTGCAGAAGGCGGAACTGGGCTCCCCACTCTGA
- the PCGF2 gene encoding polycomb group RING finger protein 2 isoform X3, with the protein MHRTTRIKITELNPHLMCALCGGYFIDATTIVECLHSFCKTCIVRYLETNKYCPMCDVQVHKTRPLLSIRSDKTLQDIVYKLVPGLFKDEMKRRRDFYAAYPLTEVPNGSNEDRGEVLEQEKGALSDDEIVSLSIEFYEGVRDREEKKGPLENGDGDKEKQTGVRFLRCPAAMTVMHLAKFLRNKMDVPSKYKVEVLYEDEPLKEYYTLMDIAYIYPWRRNGPLPLKYRVQPACKRLTLPTAPTPSEGTNTSGASECESVSDKAPSPATLPATSSSLPSPATPSHGSPSSHGPSAPHPTSPTPPVTAGGAAAAANGGTSNCLQTPSSTSRGRKMTVNGAPVPPLT; encoded by the exons ATGCATCGGACCACACGGATCAAAATTACCGAGCTGAACCCTCACCTCATGTGCGCCCTCTGTGGGGGGTACTTCATAGATGCCACTACCATCGTGGAGTGCTTGCATTCCT TCTGCAAAACCTGCATCGTGCGCTACCTGGAGACCAACAAGTACTGCCCCATGTGCGATGTGCAGGTCCATAAAACCCGGCCGCTGCTGAGCATCAG atctgaCAAAACCCTTCAAGACATTGTCTACAAATTGGTCCCTGGGCTTTTTAAAG ATGAGATGAAACGGCGGCGGGATTTCTATGCAGCTTACCCCCTGACAGAAG TCCCCAACGGCTCCAACGAGGACCGTGGTGAGGTTCTGGAGCAGGAGAAGGGAGCTCTGAGCGATGACGAGATCGTCAGCCTCTCCATCGAGTTCTACGAAGGTGTCAG aGACCGGGAAGAGAAGAAGGGCCCCTTGGAGAATGGGGATGGCGACAAGGAGAAG CAGACAGGCGTGCGCTTCCTGCGATGCCCAGCAGCCATGACTGTCATGCATCTTGCCAAGTTTCTCCGTAACAAGATGGACGTGCCCAGTAAGTACAAG gttgaggTTCTCTATGAGGATGAGCCGCTGAAGGAATACTACACCCTCATGGACATCGCCTACATCTACCCCTGGCGgcgg AACGGCCCTCTCCCCCTCAAGTATCGCGTCCAGCCAGCCTGCAAGCGACTCACCTTGCCCACAGCACCCACCCCCTCCGAGGGCACCAATACCAGCGGGGCATCCGAGTGTGAGTCAGTCAGTGACAaggctcccagccctgccacccTGCCGGCCACCTCCTCTTCCCTGCCCAGCCCAGCCACCCCCTCCCATGGCTCTCCCAGCTCCCATGGCccctcagccccccaccccacctcccccactcCCCCTGTGACAGCCGGTGGGGCCGCTGCAGCTGCCAATGGGGGCACCTCAAACTGCCTGCAGACACCATCCTCCACCAGCAGGGGGCGCAAGATGACTGTCAATGGAGCTCCTGTGCCCCCCTTAACTTGA
- the PCGF2 gene encoding polycomb group RING finger protein 2 isoform X1, producing the protein MHRTTRIKITELNPHLMCALCGGYFIDATTIVECLHSFCKTCIVRYLETNKYCPMCDVQVHKTRPLLSIRSDKTLQDIVYKLVPGLFKDEMKRRRDFYAAYPLTEAKPSQLPPSVVPNGSNEDRGEVLEQEKGALSDDEIVSLSIEFYEGVRDREEKKGPLENGDGDKEKQTGVRFLRCPAAMTVMHLAKFLRNKMDVPSKYKVEVLYEDEPLKEYYTLMDIAYIYPWRRNGPLPLKYRVQPACKRLTLPTAPTPSEGTNTSGASECESVSDKAPSPATLPATSSSLPSPATPSHGSPSSHGPSAPHPTSPTPPVTAGGAAAAANGGTSNCLQTPSSTSRGRKMTVNGAPVPPLT; encoded by the exons ATGCATCGGACCACACGGATCAAAATTACCGAGCTGAACCCTCACCTCATGTGCGCCCTCTGTGGGGGGTACTTCATAGATGCCACTACCATCGTGGAGTGCTTGCATTCCT TCTGCAAAACCTGCATCGTGCGCTACCTGGAGACCAACAAGTACTGCCCCATGTGCGATGTGCAGGTCCATAAAACCCGGCCGCTGCTGAGCATCAG atctgaCAAAACCCTTCAAGACATTGTCTACAAATTGGTCCCTGGGCTTTTTAAAG ATGAGATGAAACGGCGGCGGGATTTCTATGCAGCTTACCCCCTGACAGAAG CTAAGCCTTCCCAGCTCCCTCCTTCCGTAGTCCCCAACGGCTCCAACGAGGACCGTGGTGAGGTTCTGGAGCAGGAGAAGGGAGCTCTGAGCGATGACGAGATCGTCAGCCTCTCCATCGAGTTCTACGAAGGTGTCAG aGACCGGGAAGAGAAGAAGGGCCCCTTGGAGAATGGGGATGGCGACAAGGAGAAG CAGACAGGCGTGCGCTTCCTGCGATGCCCAGCAGCCATGACTGTCATGCATCTTGCCAAGTTTCTCCGTAACAAGATGGACGTGCCCAGTAAGTACAAG gttgaggTTCTCTATGAGGATGAGCCGCTGAAGGAATACTACACCCTCATGGACATCGCCTACATCTACCCCTGGCGgcgg AACGGCCCTCTCCCCCTCAAGTATCGCGTCCAGCCAGCCTGCAAGCGACTCACCTTGCCCACAGCACCCACCCCCTCCGAGGGCACCAATACCAGCGGGGCATCCGAGTGTGAGTCAGTCAGTGACAaggctcccagccctgccacccTGCCGGCCACCTCCTCTTCCCTGCCCAGCCCAGCCACCCCCTCCCATGGCTCTCCCAGCTCCCATGGCccctcagccccccaccccacctcccccactcCCCCTGTGACAGCCGGTGGGGCCGCTGCAGCTGCCAATGGGGGCACCTCAAACTGCCTGCAGACACCATCCTCCACCAGCAGGGGGCGCAAGATGACTGTCAATGGAGCTCCTGTGCCCCCCTTAACTTGA
- the PCGF2 gene encoding polycomb group RING finger protein 2 isoform X2 produces the protein MHRTTRIKITELNPHLMCALCGGYFIDATTIVECLHSFCKTCIVRYLETNKYCPMCDVQVHKTRPLLSIRSDKTLQDIVYKLVPGLFKDEMKRRRDFYAAYPLTEAKPSQLPPSVVPNGSNEDRGEVLEQEKGALSDDEIVSLSIEFYEGVRDREEKKGPLENGDGDKEKTGVRFLRCPAAMTVMHLAKFLRNKMDVPSKYKVEVLYEDEPLKEYYTLMDIAYIYPWRRNGPLPLKYRVQPACKRLTLPTAPTPSEGTNTSGASECESVSDKAPSPATLPATSSSLPSPATPSHGSPSSHGPSAPHPTSPTPPVTAGGAAAAANGGTSNCLQTPSSTSRGRKMTVNGAPVPPLT, from the exons ATGCATCGGACCACACGGATCAAAATTACCGAGCTGAACCCTCACCTCATGTGCGCCCTCTGTGGGGGGTACTTCATAGATGCCACTACCATCGTGGAGTGCTTGCATTCCT TCTGCAAAACCTGCATCGTGCGCTACCTGGAGACCAACAAGTACTGCCCCATGTGCGATGTGCAGGTCCATAAAACCCGGCCGCTGCTGAGCATCAG atctgaCAAAACCCTTCAAGACATTGTCTACAAATTGGTCCCTGGGCTTTTTAAAG ATGAGATGAAACGGCGGCGGGATTTCTATGCAGCTTACCCCCTGACAGAAG CTAAGCCTTCCCAGCTCCCTCCTTCCGTAGTCCCCAACGGCTCCAACGAGGACCGTGGTGAGGTTCTGGAGCAGGAGAAGGGAGCTCTGAGCGATGACGAGATCGTCAGCCTCTCCATCGAGTTCTACGAAGGTGTCAG aGACCGGGAAGAGAAGAAGGGCCCCTTGGAGAATGGGGATGGCGACAAGGAGAAG ACAGGCGTGCGCTTCCTGCGATGCCCAGCAGCCATGACTGTCATGCATCTTGCCAAGTTTCTCCGTAACAAGATGGACGTGCCCAGTAAGTACAAG gttgaggTTCTCTATGAGGATGAGCCGCTGAAGGAATACTACACCCTCATGGACATCGCCTACATCTACCCCTGGCGgcgg AACGGCCCTCTCCCCCTCAAGTATCGCGTCCAGCCAGCCTGCAAGCGACTCACCTTGCCCACAGCACCCACCCCCTCCGAGGGCACCAATACCAGCGGGGCATCCGAGTGTGAGTCAGTCAGTGACAaggctcccagccctgccacccTGCCGGCCACCTCCTCTTCCCTGCCCAGCCCAGCCACCCCCTCCCATGGCTCTCCCAGCTCCCATGGCccctcagccccccaccccacctcccccactcCCCCTGTGACAGCCGGTGGGGCCGCTGCAGCTGCCAATGGGGGCACCTCAAACTGCCTGCAGACACCATCCTCCACCAGCAGGGGGCGCAAGATGACTGTCAATGGAGCTCCTGTGCCCCCCTTAACTTGA
- the PCGF2 gene encoding polycomb group RING finger protein 2 isoform X4, translated as MHRTTRIKITELNPHLMCALCGGYFIDATTIVECLHSFCKTCIVRYLETNKYCPMCDVQVHKTRPLLSIRSDKTLQDIVYKLVPGLFKDEMKRRRDFYAAYPLTEVPNGSNEDRGEVLEQEKGALSDDEIVSLSIEFYEGVRDREEKKGPLENGDGDKEKTGVRFLRCPAAMTVMHLAKFLRNKMDVPSKYKVEVLYEDEPLKEYYTLMDIAYIYPWRRNGPLPLKYRVQPACKRLTLPTAPTPSEGTNTSGASECESVSDKAPSPATLPATSSSLPSPATPSHGSPSSHGPSAPHPTSPTPPVTAGGAAAAANGGTSNCLQTPSSTSRGRKMTVNGAPVPPLT; from the exons ATGCATCGGACCACACGGATCAAAATTACCGAGCTGAACCCTCACCTCATGTGCGCCCTCTGTGGGGGGTACTTCATAGATGCCACTACCATCGTGGAGTGCTTGCATTCCT TCTGCAAAACCTGCATCGTGCGCTACCTGGAGACCAACAAGTACTGCCCCATGTGCGATGTGCAGGTCCATAAAACCCGGCCGCTGCTGAGCATCAG atctgaCAAAACCCTTCAAGACATTGTCTACAAATTGGTCCCTGGGCTTTTTAAAG ATGAGATGAAACGGCGGCGGGATTTCTATGCAGCTTACCCCCTGACAGAAG TCCCCAACGGCTCCAACGAGGACCGTGGTGAGGTTCTGGAGCAGGAGAAGGGAGCTCTGAGCGATGACGAGATCGTCAGCCTCTCCATCGAGTTCTACGAAGGTGTCAG aGACCGGGAAGAGAAGAAGGGCCCCTTGGAGAATGGGGATGGCGACAAGGAGAAG ACAGGCGTGCGCTTCCTGCGATGCCCAGCAGCCATGACTGTCATGCATCTTGCCAAGTTTCTCCGTAACAAGATGGACGTGCCCAGTAAGTACAAG gttgaggTTCTCTATGAGGATGAGCCGCTGAAGGAATACTACACCCTCATGGACATCGCCTACATCTACCCCTGGCGgcgg AACGGCCCTCTCCCCCTCAAGTATCGCGTCCAGCCAGCCTGCAAGCGACTCACCTTGCCCACAGCACCCACCCCCTCCGAGGGCACCAATACCAGCGGGGCATCCGAGTGTGAGTCAGTCAGTGACAaggctcccagccctgccacccTGCCGGCCACCTCCTCTTCCCTGCCCAGCCCAGCCACCCCCTCCCATGGCTCTCCCAGCTCCCATGGCccctcagccccccaccccacctcccccactcCCCCTGTGACAGCCGGTGGGGCCGCTGCAGCTGCCAATGGGGGCACCTCAAACTGCCTGCAGACACCATCCTCCACCAGCAGGGGGCGCAAGATGACTGTCAATGGAGCTCCTGTGCCCCCCTTAACTTGA